The following is a genomic window from Thermodesulfobacteriota bacterium.
TCCGAAGAAAATGACAATGAGCCTGCTACTTCGATATCCTGCGGGCGTGGCCCGCTGGCCCGGAGGGGTATTGCTGCGCTGCTTACGCAGCTTGCAATATGATGGATTTCGGCATAGCACCTAAGTTGCTAAAAGCCACCCGAAGCGTGGCTGGTGGCAATGGCAAAGCGCCGCCACTTCGAATTCCAGCGCGCGTGGCCCGCCTAGAGCATTCCGCGCGACCACTTCCTTATGATGTCCTTATCGTGCTCCGAAAGCTTGGCTCCGGGATGCAGCGGCAGGTAGTACCAGAGCGGCATTTTGTCCTTGTCAACTTCTTTCCAGATTTCTTTCTTTTTCTTGGATTGTCTTGTGCTCGACGTACGCTCCCAGCTGGAAAAGTTGAGCTCTTCCCTCGCCTCCTCGACGTCCTTCGCCACGAGCCACGAAAAAGGGGCCACGTACGAATAAAACGGCCACTTCGTTTCGTTCGAATGGCAGTCGTAGCACGCGCGCTGAAAAACCTCTTTCACCTCGGCCGGCCCTTTGAAATCTCCATGGACGGGCGGATTCGTCCTTTCGACGGTGCGGAACTGGATGGCTATGAAGGCTGCTATCAGCACCCCTGCGATTATGCGAAGATACACGGCTGGAACACCTCCTACAGATTATTCGAGTTCGTTTTCTGCTCTTGTCAAAACAGGGAGGAAAATATTATAACGTTGACCCGGGCTCAATTCATCCGGAAATTTTAGTTCCGGCGTTTCGGGCCCGTGGGGCGGGCCGGTTCAGCGCTTATTTGTAATCGGGGTGGACGTACGTCTCGGTCCAGAGAGCGGGGATAATGTCCATTTCGAGCTCGGTGCGGTCGGCGTTCCAGTCGGCTTCGTCGGCCGCTTTTTTGCCGAGCGTCGTCGAAAAAATTGGCACGGGAGAGGCCTTTCCCCCGGGGTCGTCTACAGGAAAGTACGCCGTGATCGAGGCGCTCGCCACGTCGCGGCCCGACGTGTAAATCGCCCGGTAGAGGTTCCCCATCTCCATCTTCGACAGCATCCTGAAGAGGTCCTTCGTCCCCGCGTTGTCGATGTTATATTCGACCCTGACGTCGTACCCGACGCCGTCCGTCGGCGTGACGTCGATGCTCCGGACGCGCGGGAGGCCGAGGTTGTTCTCGCCCCTGAGCTCGTTCGCGACGACGTACCTGAGCGCCCTTACCGGGTCGGCGCTTTCGATTTCGGCGGCGGGGAGGTCGTACCGCGGATCGACCGGCCGCGATTTTACGGCGTAGTAAAGCCCCGCGATGAGGAAAAGCACCGGGGGGAGATAGAACATCAGGACTGACGACTTGGACGGGTTCTTCGACCAGGGGAGGACGAGGCCCGGGCTCGCGAGACCGATGGCGAGGAACAGGATGCATAGTATGAGAAGGCTCGTTATGCGCGATTCGAGGTTCGTAGCCGGGTAGATGACGACGTAGAGCGCGATGCTCGCGAAGAAGACGCAACCGTACACGGAGATGGCTTTTCTGCGGGTCTTCTCCTTCGACCACGGCAGGGCGATGGCCGGGTCCACGAGCGAGAGGACGATAAGCATGAGAGATGCGATGCTGATCCAGTTAAGAACGAGTTCCATGCACGATACCGGGCGCCCGGCTATGAACCGCGCCGGGGACGGAGAATACGGTTAGAATCTACACACTAATCAGTTTTCCGCAACCGTGCGGCGCGCCTGCACGTTGGAACCCGGCACAGGTTATGCAGCCGAATCGTTCTCTGCCGTGGCTTTACCCCATGGTTATCCCGGGCTGCGATTTCGAGCGGGTGAGGAATCGTTGCAGGAATGACAAGAATAAAGTAGATTCCCCGCACGATCGGAATCGTTTGTTCGAGATGACAAAGCAAAAGATGAGATTGCCGCGGGTGCTTCGCACCCTCGCAATGACGGGAAAGCTCTTGATTTATTGCTGGTGGAAATGGATTCCCGATTAAGACGTTCGGGAATGACAGGCTAAGGATTCGAAATGCCAAGATTAACTGAATGGATTCCGGCCTGCCCGGCTACGGCTTGGCTGCCTATCAGGCTTCGCATGGCTTCGCCCCGACAAGCGCAGGAATGACAAGCAGGGCGTCACGCTGGGGTAGCAAGTTCATCGCTTCTGCAACGTCGATTGCCAGCGGCTGTGAGCCGCCGGGCCGGGGACACGTAGTGTCATTTTCGGCATAGTGCGATAGTTGCTAAGACCACCTGAAGAGCGTCTGTAGTGAAAGCAAGACTGCTGCTACTTCGGATTCCTGCGGACAAAGTCCGTCTTATAATCCGTTCTCTCCGTTCGACTGTGTGTACATCATAACGAGGGCGCATGTGGATTTGTATGAGTTCAGGACGAGTCTCGCGGTAGTTCCGGGGAGATTCCACTGCGCGCCGTAGACGAGCTTGCCTTTGCAGACGGCGTCGCCTTTCTCCGCATCGGGGATATCCTCGCCGGTGAGATTCTTGCTGGAATCGAGGACGGGCTGGCCGTACTGTTTGCTGAATTTCTCTTTTATATCTCGATACTCACGGATGTAATCGTTGTTGTTGTCTTTCACTTCCGGGAAAATGAGCGAGGTGCGCACGAGCTTGCCGTCGGCGAATTTGTAATCTATGAACGCGCCGTGGCCGGCGATAAAGGTTTCGTAGTTGATCTTGTCCTGTGTGCGGTTTTTCGGCTTCGTGCCTTCCACGTTGACGATCTCGTCCATGGTCATGCCCCAGACGGGCACCCTGAAGTTGTGTTGGCCGGCTGCCGCCTGGGGGGATTCGGGTGCGGCCTGGGTTGCCACGGGCGTGGCCCGGGGGGCATCGCCGGAATCGTTGCTGCACGACGGAAGTATGGCTGCCAGGGATAGAAGTAATGCGAGGGTTACGATGTTTTTCAATGTGCCTGCCTCCAGTGCGGGTATGCGGAATTCCGAATAGTTTACCCGACGGCGCCGTGATTTCAGCCGTGATTCGATTGTATCTAACGGAGGGTAATCCACCCGGGCGCGGCAGTGCGTATATATATACAGTGGGGAATAGGTATCAGGATTCCCCGGCCCGCCGGCTGCCGTAACGACCAGAGAGAAGGGGTTGCTCCCGACAAGGGGGACGGCGCCCGCGGCCGGGGCGCCGGCCGTGTCTCGCTAAGTGCGTTTCTCGATATTCTGAGACTAAAGTCACTTGAGGTGCGGCTGGTGGTAATGGCTAAGCGTTGCCACTTCGAATTCCAGCGGGCGTGGCGTGCGGGTCAGGTATCATGACGCCCCGGGCAGTAATTGATGCGGATCGGCGGTTTATGCGCTATCCTTTACATATAGGGTTTTCAAAGGAGGTGACGCTATGAGAACCGCATTGACGACTGTCTTATTGGCCCTCCTGTTCATGCTCCCCGCGTTCGGCGCAGCCCGCGCGGACGATTATTTCAAGAAGGCCTTCATGCCCGACGGCGCGGATAACAAGTCGAACCAGATATATCCGGCCGACGACTTCGACGACGTGATCTTCACACGCGAATATTTCTATTCGCTCGAAGAAGGGATGCAGCAGATGGACCGCCCCGGCTCGGGCTCGTGGAATAACGAAATGGAGCTCGAATACGTTCCACCTCCGCCCGACGGCGGTGCCGCTCCGGATACGGAATGACACGGACGGCGTGTGAAAGTCCCGCTTTCAGGGCCGATTCGGAGGACATGAAAATAGTCCTTTGTTAATCGCCGGAAACGTGTATAATAAATTTTGAATATCCCCTTCTCTAACCCTCGCCCCTCGGATTTAGTAGTTAAGGAGGGGGGAGGGTTTTTTTATCACTCCCGGCAGTTGCACGGTTTTCTCACTTTGCTCTCCGCATGCCGCAGGGCCTGTCTTTTCACCCCCGTCTTCAGGTAAAATG
Proteins encoded in this region:
- a CDS encoding heme-binding domain-containing protein, which translates into the protein MYLRIIAGVLIAAFIAIQFRTVERTNPPVHGDFKGPAEVKEVFQRACYDCHSNETKWPFYSYVAPFSWLVAKDVEEAREELNFSSWERTSSTRQSKKKKEIWKEVDKDKMPLWYYLPLHPGAKLSEHDKDIIRKWSRGML